Proteins found in one Allorhizobium pseudoryzae genomic segment:
- a CDS encoding GNAT family N-acetyltransferase — MSGDLIIRDAEAGDEAAWRQLWASYLAFYKVTLADDVTDYTWARILDPASRVAMRVAEVDGRLAGFAIHHFHDSTWVKTPDCYLEDLFLDAAFRGKGIGRALMEDLVALSRKNGWSRLYWHTDEGNTTARKLYDYFVPSDGHVRYRIKF, encoded by the coding sequence ATGAGCGGCGATCTGATCATTCGCGACGCCGAGGCCGGCGACGAAGCCGCCTGGCGACAGCTCTGGGCCAGTTACCTCGCCTTCTACAAGGTCACGCTGGCCGATGATGTGACCGACTATACCTGGGCCCGTATTCTCGATCCCGCCTCGCGCGTGGCCATGCGGGTTGCGGAGGTGGATGGTCGGCTGGCCGGTTTTGCCATCCACCATTTTCACGATTCCACCTGGGTCAAGACGCCGGATTGCTATCTGGAGGACCTCTTCCTCGACGCGGCGTTTCGCGGCAAAGGCATCGGCCGTGCCCTGATGGAGGATCTCGTGGCGCTCTCCCGCAAAAACGGCTGGTCGCGCCTTTACTGGCATACGGACGAAGGCAACACGACGGCACGCAAACTCTATGATTACTTCGTGCCCTCCGACGGCCACGTGCGCTACCGCATCAAATTTTGA
- a CDS encoding aldo/keto reductase, producing the protein MKTRHLGSLTTSALGLGCMGMTHAYSPSTDETSALATLARAVELGVTLFDTAEVYGPFTNEELVGKGLKPYRDQVLIATKFGFTIGDEAKAARPSGTDSRPEHLRAVAEASLKRLGVEVIDLFYQHRVDPDVPIEETVGAMADLVKAGKVRALGLSEASAATLRRAHAVHPIAAIQSEYSLWTRDPEENGVLSTCRELGIGFVPFSPLGRGALTGALKSLDGLADNDFRRGLPRFQGENFDANLALVQLLEQMAEQKGVTAGQLALAWVLAQGDFIVPIPGTTKIANLEKNVAAAAITLTPEEVKDLGDLLSPAKVKGERYPESMAKMANK; encoded by the coding sequence ATGAAAACCCGACATCTCGGTTCGCTCACCACCTCGGCGCTCGGCCTCGGCTGCATGGGCATGACGCATGCCTACAGCCCTTCGACGGACGAGACGTCCGCGCTTGCCACGCTCGCCCGCGCGGTGGAGCTTGGCGTGACCCTCTTCGATACGGCCGAAGTCTACGGTCCCTTCACCAATGAGGAACTGGTCGGCAAGGGCCTCAAACCCTATCGCGACCAGGTGCTGATCGCGACCAAGTTCGGCTTTACCATCGGCGACGAGGCCAAGGCCGCCCGCCCCTCCGGCACCGACAGCCGGCCCGAACATCTGCGCGCCGTGGCGGAAGCCTCGCTGAAGCGGCTGGGCGTCGAGGTGATCGATCTCTTCTACCAGCACCGCGTCGATCCGGACGTGCCGATCGAAGAGACGGTCGGCGCCATGGCCGATCTCGTGAAGGCGGGCAAGGTGCGGGCGCTTGGGCTCTCCGAAGCCAGTGCCGCAACGCTGCGCCGGGCGCATGCCGTGCATCCGATCGCCGCAATCCAGAGCGAATATTCGCTGTGGACCCGTGACCCGGAAGAAAACGGCGTTCTGTCCACCTGCCGCGAACTCGGCATCGGCTTCGTTCCCTTTTCGCCGCTCGGGCGCGGGGCGCTCACCGGCGCGCTGAAGAGCCTCGACGGCCTTGCCGATAACGATTTCCGCCGCGGCCTTCCCCGCTTCCAGGGCGAGAATTTCGACGCCAACCTGGCGCTGGTGCAGCTCCTCGAACAGATGGCCGAACAGAAGGGCGTTACTGCCGGCCAGCTGGCGCTCGCCTGGGTGCTGGCGCAGGGCGATTTCATCGTGCCGATCCCCGGCACCACGAAGATCGCCAACCTGGAAAAGAACGTCGCCGCGGCCGCGATCACCCTCACCCCCGAAGAGGTGAAGGACCTGGGCGACCTTCTTTCGCCCGCCAAGGTCAAGGGCGAACGCTATCCTGAAAGCATGGCGAAGATGGCGAACAAGTGA